From one Cyanobacterium stanieri PCC 7202 genomic stretch:
- a CDS encoding transposase IS891/IS1136/IS1341 family (PFAM: Helix-turn-helix domain; Putative transposase DNA-binding domain; Probable transposase~COGs: COG0675 Transposase and inactivated derivatives~InterPro IPR001959:IPR010095~KEGG: mar:MAE_44590 transposase~PFAM: transposase IS891/IS1136/IS1341 family; transposase IS605 OrfB~SPTR: Transposase): MITLTYQFRLKLNRQQTKEVEHVLTVCKSVYNYALAERKAWYNSRKSLVDRCSLFAEYIVPADTPYPTYNNQAKNLTIAKKTNPDLKSVNAQVLQQTLKTLDKAFSDMKSKGYGFPRFKKHMKSFVFPAMLKNCLAEGRIKLPQLGWLRIKQSRDYPTGFEPKQARIVKKASGYYLMIAFQSKESCYDAPVGKVSLGLDAGIESFIATDRGELIKAPKFLLQVHSKLKLLQRRLKHKIKGSNNWLKLQKKIAKIHEKVANTRRDWHFKLANYLCNLTDNIFVEDINFVSWSRGIVRKQSLDSGIGQFINEILPYVCWKRSKFYLKVDKNGTSQECSNCGTHTGKKHLTQRVHSCQYCSYTAPRDVVSAEVIRNRGLIAVGHTVNQIAYRDVLTGIGQGDLLNLVKCL; the protein is encoded by the coding sequence GTGATTACCTTAACTTACCAGTTCAGGCTAAAACTAAATAGACAACAAACTAAAGAAGTTGAGCATGTTTTGACTGTCTGTAAGTCGGTTTACAATTACGCTTTAGCTGAAAGAAAGGCTTGGTATAATAGCCGTAAATCATTGGTGGATCGTTGTTCATTATTTGCTGAGTATATAGTCCCTGCCGATACTCCTTATCCTACTTATAACAATCAAGCAAAAAACTTAACCATTGCCAAGAAAACTAACCCAGATTTAAAATCTGTTAATGCTCAAGTATTACAACAAACTCTAAAAACTTTAGACAAAGCTTTTTCTGATATGAAGTCTAAGGGTTATGGCTTTCCTAGATTTAAAAAGCACATGAAAAGTTTTGTTTTCCCCGCAATGCTGAAAAATTGTTTAGCTGAAGGTAGGATTAAGTTACCACAATTAGGCTGGTTAAGAATTAAACAATCTAGGGATTATCCCACTGGGTTTGAGCCTAAACAAGCTCGAATTGTGAAAAAAGCATCAGGGTATTATTTGATGATTGCTTTTCAATCTAAAGAATCTTGCTATGATGCACCTGTGGGAAAAGTTAGTTTAGGTTTAGATGCAGGGATAGAATCATTTATTGCTACGGATAGAGGAGAGTTAATCAAAGCCCCTAAGTTTTTGTTACAAGTACACAGTAAGCTGAAATTGCTACAAAGACGCTTAAAACATAAGATTAAAGGCTCTAATAATTGGTTAAAACTTCAAAAGAAAATAGCTAAAATTCATGAAAAAGTAGCTAACACTCGCCGTGATTGGCATTTTAAGTTAGCTAATTACCTCTGTAATTTAACCGATAACATTTTTGTGGAGGATATAAATTTTGTTTCTTGGAGTAGAGGGATTGTGAGAAAGCAATCTTTAGACTCAGGAATAGGGCAGTTTATTAATGAAATATTGCCATATGTGTGCTGGAAACGAAGTAAGTTTTATCTAAAGGTTGACAAAAATGGAACATCTCAAGAATGTAGTAACTGTGGTACTCACACGGGCAAAAAGCATTTGACTCAGAGAGTACATAGTTGCCAGTATTGCAGTTATACCGCACCAAGAGATGTGGTTAGTGCAGAGGTAATTAGAAATAGAGGATTAATTGCGGTAGGACATACCGTGAATCAAATTGCTTATAGAGACGTACTGACGGGAATTGGTCAAGGTGACTTGCTTAATCTAGTTAAGTGTCTGTGA
- a CDS encoding ferric uptake regulator, Fur family (PFAM: Ferric uptake regulator family~COGs: COG0735 Fe2+/Zn2+ uptake regulation protein~InterPro IPR002481~KEGG: cyc:PCC7424_0461 ferric uptake regulator, Fur family~PFAM: ferric-uptake regulator~SPTR: Ferric uptake regulator, Fur family), with protein MQLEGATKKTIHSLKDALNRCQELGMRVSRQRRFILELLWSHKDHLSAKQVYDLLSQQGKNIAPTSVYQNLEALSHHGIIECIDRHEGRLYGNVTDGHSHVNIIDTNKIINVKVELPPELIEQIEQQTGVRVVNYRVDFFGYRNQN; from the coding sequence ATGCAGCTAGAAGGGGCAACCAAAAAAACAATCCATTCTCTAAAAGATGCCCTGAATCGTTGTCAAGAGTTGGGCATGAGAGTATCCCGCCAAAGAAGATTTATTTTAGAGTTGTTATGGTCACACAAGGATCATTTATCGGCTAAACAGGTGTATGATCTTCTGAGCCAACAAGGCAAAAATATTGCTCCTACTTCTGTTTATCAAAATTTGGAGGCTCTTTCCCATCATGGCATCATTGAATGTATTGATAGACATGAGGGTCGTCTATACGGTAATGTTACAGATGGACATAGTCATGTCAACATCATTGATACAAATAAAATTATCAATGTGAAGGTAGAGTTACCGCCAGAATTGATTGAACAAATAGAGCAACAGACTGGGGTAAGGGTTGTAAATTATCGTGTGGATTTTTTTGGCTATCGTAATCAAAACTAA
- a CDS encoding beta-lactamase (PFAM: D-alanyl-D-alanine carboxypeptidase~COGs: COG2367 Beta-lactamase class A~InterPro IPR001466~KEGG: cyc:PCC7424_0491 putative beta-lactamase protein~PFAM: beta-lactamase~SPTR: Putative beta-lactamase protein), translated as MGKYQSSRANQYQRKNPSSKKIRKGITNNSISVVSPPRRSMTYTPPKPKPPENIVNRIINYTFRLSIVGIGLATIVGSVLANVDLTQPLFPKVNLPFLDNSELDNESSVALENSETENIGAETISATVEENPPSNSLGFSQELMPLREKMTALFEKYPHLQPSAFFVDLDNGAFVNMNGIEAFPAASTIKTPILVAFFQDVDEGNILLDEMLTMTEENRATEAGTMQYQPLGTQYTALKVAEEMIIRSDNTATNMLIERMGGAEALNQRFREWGLESTVINNYLPDLEGTNTISARDLAITLMKVSNGDLVESRSRDRLLGIMQRTITRTLLPQGIEPGATIYHKTGDIGKVLGDGGIIDIPTGKRYVGAVLVQRPHNDYTARTMIQEISREAYQHFKWYQPRPTVSSN; from the coding sequence GTGGGTAAATATCAATCAAGTAGGGCTAACCAATATCAACGCAAAAATCCATCATCAAAAAAAATCAGAAAAGGCATCACCAATAACTCCATTTCCGTGGTTAGTCCTCCCCGCAGAAGTATGACATATACCCCCCCCAAACCAAAACCCCCTGAAAATATAGTTAACAGAATTATTAACTATACATTTCGCCTTAGTATTGTCGGCATTGGTTTAGCTACCATTGTCGGCAGTGTTTTGGCAAATGTGGATTTGACTCAACCCCTATTTCCCAAGGTTAATTTACCTTTTCTCGACAATTCAGAGCTAGATAACGAGTCATCGGTTGCCCTAGAAAACTCAGAAACCGAAAATATTGGTGCAGAAACCATTTCGGCAACGGTAGAAGAAAATCCCCCTAGTAATTCCCTAGGTTTTAGTCAAGAGTTGATGCCTTTACGGGAAAAAATGACTGCTTTGTTTGAGAAATACCCCCATCTTCAACCTAGTGCTTTTTTTGTGGATTTAGATAATGGTGCTTTTGTTAATATGAATGGTATTGAGGCTTTCCCTGCGGCCAGTACCATCAAAACACCTATTTTGGTGGCTTTTTTTCAAGATGTGGATGAGGGTAACATTTTACTCGATGAGATGTTAACCATGACGGAAGAAAATAGGGCAACCGAGGCAGGAACTATGCAATATCAACCCCTCGGCACTCAATACACCGCCCTAAAAGTGGCTGAGGAGATGATTATTCGTAGTGATAATACTGCCACTAATATGTTAATTGAGCGTATGGGGGGAGCCGAAGCCCTTAATCAACGTTTTCGAGAATGGGGTTTGGAATCCACGGTAATTAATAATTATCTGCCTGATTTGGAGGGGACTAATACCATCAGTGCCAGAGATTTAGCTATTACTTTAATGAAGGTGAGTAATGGTGATTTGGTAGAAAGTAGATCAAGGGATCGGCTTTTGGGTATCATGCAAAGAACTATTACCCGAACTTTGTTACCCCAAGGTATTGAACCGGGGGCGACAATTTATCACAAAACGGGAGATATTGGTAAGGTTTTGGGAGATGGGGGAATTATTGATATACCTACGGGTAAACGTTATGTAGGGGCGGTTTTGGTACAACGCCCCCACAATGATTATACTGCCCGAACTATGATTCAAGAAATATCCCGTGAGGCTTACCAACATTTTAAATGGTATCAACCTCGCCCCACGGTAAGTAGTAATTAA
- a CDS encoding bacterial translation initiation factor 3 (bIF-3) (PFAM: Translation initiation factor IF-3, C-terminal domain; Translation initiation factor IF-3, N-terminal domain~TIGRFAM: translation initiation factor IF-3~COGs: COG0290 Translation initiation factor 3 (IF-3)~InterPro IPR019814:IPR019815:IPR019813:IPR001288~KEGG: syn:slr0974 translation initiation factor IF-3~PFAM: Translation initiation factor 3-like~SPTR: Translation initiation factor IF-3;~TIGRFAM: translation initiation factor IF-3), with protein sequence MTYSNKKNQRDLPKINDNIRFPQVRVIDTDGEQLGILDTRDANRIADEKELDLVLVSETSDPPVCRIMDYGKYKFEQEKKARAIKKKQHTADLKEVKMRYKIDEHDYQVRVNQAKRFLKSGDKVKATINFRGREAQHVHLGQELLERMAQDLAEMAEIQQKPKKEGRNMIMLLSPKK encoded by the coding sequence GTGACCTATAGCAATAAAAAAAATCAAAGAGATTTACCAAAAATTAACGACAATATTCGCTTTCCTCAAGTGCGTGTCATTGACACCGATGGGGAACAATTGGGCATCCTCGATACTAGAGATGCCAATCGCATTGCGGATGAAAAAGAGTTGGACTTAGTGTTGGTTAGTGAAACCTCTGATCCCCCTGTCTGCCGAATTATGGATTATGGTAAATACAAATTTGAGCAAGAGAAAAAGGCAAGGGCGATCAAGAAAAAACAACATACTGCCGATCTCAAAGAAGTAAAAATGCGCTACAAAATTGATGAGCATGATTATCAGGTGCGCGTCAATCAGGCAAAACGTTTCCTCAAGTCAGGGGATAAGGTGAAAGCAACTATCAACTTTAGGGGTAGAGAGGCCCAGCACGTTCATCTTGGACAGGAATTGTTGGAACGTATGGCACAAGATTTGGCTGAAATGGCTGAAATTCAACAAAAGCCCAAGAAGGAAGGTCGTAATATGATTATGCTTCTTTCTCCGAAAAAATAA
- a CDS encoding rod shape-determining protein MreD (PFAM: rod shape-determining protein MreD~TIGRFAM: rod shape-determining protein MreD~InterPro IPR007227~KEGG: cyc:PCC7424_3389 rod shape-determining protein MreD~SPTR: Putative uncharacterized protein;~TIGRFAM: rod shape-determining protein MreD) codes for MILKTQIIQPILVIFISILISCLLLMWRIPGMELVGVTPNWLLIWLVVWSVKRNLWQSMVAAVSLGLIWDSISGDFPTHVLGLAVIALLTSNVYEGEYIKEDVISIVVIVFGMAIISDTITALQYSFQTTIPLIDIWLKYQQTSLASAIITSLWTPLLYYPFNHFMNPSKKPKSRRRFK; via the coding sequence ATGATTCTCAAAACCCAAATAATCCAACCCATCCTAGTCATTTTTATATCCATTCTTATCTCCTGCCTACTACTAATGTGGCGTATTCCTGGTATGGAATTAGTAGGAGTCACCCCCAATTGGTTATTAATTTGGTTGGTGGTGTGGAGTGTCAAAAGAAACCTCTGGCAAAGTATGGTGGCAGCGGTTTCCCTCGGTTTAATTTGGGATAGCATCAGTGGAGATTTTCCCACCCATGTCTTAGGATTAGCAGTGATTGCCCTTCTCACCAGTAATGTTTATGAGGGAGAATATATCAAAGAGGATGTCATTTCCATTGTGGTTATCGTCTTTGGCATGGCAATTATCAGCGATACCATCACCGCCCTACAATATAGTTTTCAAACCACTATCCCCTTAATTGACATTTGGCTCAAATATCAACAAACATCCCTCGCCTCGGCGATTATCACCAGTTTATGGACACCATTACTATACTATCCCTTTAATCATTTTATGAACCCCTCCAAAAAACCTAAATCCCGTCGTCGCTTTAAGTAA
- a CDS encoding N-acetylglutamate synthase (PFAM: ArgJ family~TIGRFAM: glutamate N-acetyltransferase/amino-acid acetyltransferase~COGs: COG1364 N-acetylglutamate synthase (N-acetylornithine aminotransferase)~InterPro IPR002813~KEGG: cyh:Cyan8802_0998 arginine biosynthesis bifunctional protein ArgJ~PFAM: arginine biosynthesis protein ArgJ~PRIAM: Amino-acid N-acetyltransferase~SPTR: Arginine biosynthesis bifunctional protein ArgJ;~TIGRFAM: arginine biosynthesis bifunctional protein ArgJ), which yields MTDWQEIEGGITAPKGFKAVGITAGLKPSKAPDLALIWSETEAIASGVFTTSQVRAACVDYCRQNLQKKASARAILCNAGQANAATGEQGWQDALTCAQVLGEKLNISPDSILLASTGVIGQRIKMDAMIGAIPQLVDQLSEDGGASAAQAIITTDLVTKSIALETTIDGRPVRIGGIAKGSGMIHPNMATMLSFVTCDAAVSTQLWQQMLKRAADKSFNQITVDGDTSTNDSLIALANGQSRTPAITTMDKNGQKLEAMLTAVCQHLAKAIARDGEGATCLIEVQVQGAIDDSSANKIAKTIVGSSLVKSAIFGRDPNWGRIAAAAGRAGVQFNQDDLMIKLGDFLLMERGQPLDFDRQAASNYLKQASQGAYLKEDTVLISVSVGSGSGSGIAWGCDLSYDYVKINAEYTT from the coding sequence ATGACTGATTGGCAAGAAATAGAGGGGGGAATCACAGCCCCTAAAGGCTTTAAAGCAGTGGGTATCACCGCAGGTCTAAAACCTTCTAAAGCCCCTGATTTGGCTCTTATATGGTCGGAAACAGAGGCGATCGCCTCGGGGGTGTTTACCACATCTCAGGTAAGGGCTGCCTGTGTAGATTATTGTCGCCAAAACTTACAAAAGAAAGCCAGTGCTAGGGCTATTTTATGTAATGCAGGACAGGCAAACGCCGCCACAGGGGAACAGGGATGGCAAGATGCGCTTACTTGCGCCCAAGTTTTAGGAGAAAAGTTAAATATCTCCCCTGACTCTATTCTTCTCGCCTCTACGGGGGTAATCGGACAAAGAATTAAAATGGATGCCATGATTGGCGCCATTCCCCAATTAGTGGATCAACTCTCCGAAGATGGGGGTGCATCTGCCGCCCAAGCCATCATTACCACCGATTTAGTCACCAAGTCCATCGCCCTAGAAACCACCATCGATGGTCGTCCCGTGCGTATAGGTGGCATTGCCAAGGGTTCGGGGATGATTCACCCCAACATGGCAACTATGCTCAGTTTCGTTACCTGTGATGCCGCTGTGTCCACCCAATTATGGCAACAGATGCTCAAACGGGCGGCGGATAAAAGTTTTAATCAAATCACCGTAGATGGTGACACCAGCACCAATGACAGTTTAATTGCCCTTGCCAATGGGCAGTCTCGAACCCCTGCCATCACCACCATGGACAAAAATGGGCAGAAACTCGAGGCGATGTTAACCGCTGTTTGTCAACACCTCGCCAAAGCCATTGCCCGTGATGGTGAGGGGGCTACTTGTTTAATTGAAGTACAAGTTCAAGGGGCGATCGATGATTCCTCTGCCAACAAAATTGCCAAAACCATCGTTGGTTCATCCCTCGTCAAATCCGCCATTTTCGGTAGAGATCCCAACTGGGGCAGAATTGCCGCTGCTGCAGGTAGGGCAGGGGTACAGTTTAATCAAGATGATTTAATGATCAAACTAGGGGATTTCTTGTTAATGGAAAGAGGACAACCTCTCGATTTTGATCGTCAGGCGGCTAGTAATTATCTCAAACAGGCATCCCAAGGGGCATATTTGAAAGAAGATACCGTTTTAATTTCCGTATCCGTGGGCAGTGGTTCAGGTAGTGGCATCGCTTGGGGATGTGACCTCAGCTATGACTATGTCAAAATTAACGCTGAATACACCACTTAG
- a CDS encoding neutral amino acid ABC transporter membrane protein (PFAM: Branched-chain amino acid transport system / permease component~COGs: COG0559 Branched-chain amino acid ABC-type transport system permease components~InterPro IPR001851~KEGG: cyt:cce_2946 branched-chain amino acid ABC transporter permease protein~PFAM: inner-membrane translocator~SPTR: Genome sequencing data, contig C326): protein METIQNLFNGLTVGSIIALAAVGLTLTMGILKLSNFAHGDFLTAGAYVTWLVNTNGVNIWLSMAVAVVAITGLMLLSEQLLWKPMRNQRASSTSLIIISIGLALFLRNGILFIWGGSNKNYALPLVEALNIGGVRVAYYRILVIILTVLAIIALHFILQNTKIGKGMRAVADNIDLARVSGINVEQVILFTWVLTAVLTAFGGGLYGLITVVRPNMGWFLILPMFAAVILGGIGNPYGAIAGGLVIGIAQEMSVPLVGPEYKLGVALVVMIVVLLFRPQGIFK from the coding sequence ATGGAAACGATACAAAATCTTTTTAATGGTTTAACGGTGGGGAGCATCATTGCTTTGGCGGCGGTAGGTTTAACCCTCACCATGGGCATTTTAAAGTTATCTAACTTCGCCCACGGGGATTTTTTAACGGCAGGGGCTTATGTTACTTGGTTGGTAAATACTAATGGGGTAAATATTTGGCTGTCTATGGCGGTGGCGGTGGTTGCCATTACGGGGTTGATGTTACTTAGTGAACAACTGTTGTGGAAACCGATGCGTAATCAGAGGGCAAGTAGTACCAGCTTAATTATTATATCCATTGGTTTGGCGTTATTTTTGCGTAATGGTATTTTGTTTATCTGGGGAGGAAGTAATAAAAACTATGCTTTGCCTTTGGTGGAGGCGCTTAACATTGGTGGGGTAAGGGTAGCTTACTATCGCATTTTGGTAATTATTTTAACTGTCCTTGCCATCATAGCGTTACATTTTATTTTGCAAAATACCAAGATTGGAAAAGGTATGAGGGCAGTGGCTGACAACATTGATTTAGCGAGGGTTTCGGGAATTAATGTGGAGCAGGTAATTCTATTTACTTGGGTTTTGACGGCGGTATTAACGGCTTTTGGGGGTGGTTTATATGGTTTAATTACGGTGGTACGTCCTAATATGGGGTGGTTTTTGATTTTGCCTATGTTTGCGGCGGTGATTTTGGGGGGCATTGGTAATCCCTATGGTGCGATCGCAGGGGGTTTGGTAATTGGTATCGCCCAAGAGATGAGTGTGCCTTTGGTAGGACCAGAATATAAGCTAGGGGTGGCTTTGGTGGTGATGATTGTGGTGTTATTATTCCGTCCTCAAGGTATCTTTAAGTAA
- a CDS encoding Conserved TM helix repeat-containing protein (PFAM: Conserved TM helix~InterPro IPR008910~KEGG: cyh:Cyan8802_1329 conserved TM helix repeat-containing protein~PFAM: Conserved TM helix repeat-containing protein~SPTR: Conserved TM helix repeat-containing protein) yields MRLMMDSPLDLNALSLFAQVSEVQEALPIPDDVVSALLSLGKAILILIIGLIFANIFKGFVRKSLHKTDMDNRLAAFVMGENAEDAKKIQTEKWISEIVGWIIILFVVVAFLNALELDLVSEPLNALLNEVMSFLPNLGGAAIILAVAWLLATVVKLIVIKALSQFNFDEKLNQQVQEDEETMEESAGDEIAIGDTIGNTLFWFIILLFLPSILGILGLDGTLRPLEELVNDILGVVPNVFAALIIAFIGWIIAQVVKKVVTNLLQASGANAIGAKFGMSTTNKKQSLSYVIGSVVYVLILIPIAITALDALQIQAISVPAIAMLDQVLDILPKLFAAIVILGFAYFGAQYLAELLVNLLTNIGFNNVFVWLGITESVPVVEDTGEVENTSDTKTPAQIVGIILVIAIMLVATITAVDILQIEALKEVVAFISLLAGQVLIGVIIFGVGLYFANLVFRLIVNSGTQQAQFLAQVARIAIIVLVAAMALERIGIAPNIVNLAFGLLTGGIAVAIALAFGLGGREAAGNALQRWLDSFTNGGGSDS; encoded by the coding sequence ATGAGACTAATGATGGATTCTCCACTAGACTTAAATGCTCTTAGTTTGTTTGCTCAAGTGTCTGAAGTACAAGAGGCTTTGCCTATACCTGACGACGTAGTAAGCGCTCTTTTAAGTTTAGGAAAGGCGATTTTAATTTTAATTATTGGTTTAATTTTTGCCAATATTTTTAAAGGTTTTGTGAGAAAATCTCTCCATAAAACTGATATGGATAATCGCTTGGCAGCTTTTGTAATGGGAGAAAATGCAGAAGATGCCAAAAAAATTCAAACAGAAAAGTGGATCTCAGAAATAGTAGGTTGGATTATCATCCTATTTGTGGTGGTTGCTTTTCTTAATGCCCTAGAATTAGATTTGGTTTCCGAACCACTAAATGCTCTTTTAAATGAGGTAATGAGCTTTTTACCCAATTTAGGAGGGGCTGCAATTATTCTTGCGGTTGCTTGGCTATTAGCAACGGTAGTTAAGTTAATTGTCATCAAGGCGTTATCCCAGTTTAATTTTGATGAAAAGTTAAATCAACAGGTGCAAGAAGATGAAGAGACAATGGAGGAATCTGCTGGGGATGAAATCGCCATCGGTGATACCATTGGCAATACTCTTTTTTGGTTTATAATTCTTTTATTCCTTCCTTCTATTCTGGGAATATTGGGTTTAGATGGAACCCTTAGACCTTTGGAGGAGTTGGTTAATGACATTTTGGGAGTGGTACCCAATGTTTTTGCGGCTTTAATTATCGCTTTTATCGGTTGGATTATTGCCCAAGTTGTTAAGAAAGTGGTCACTAATTTATTACAAGCGAGTGGTGCCAATGCCATTGGTGCAAAATTTGGTATGTCCACCACCAACAAAAAACAATCCTTATCCTATGTGATTGGCTCCGTGGTATATGTCTTAATCTTAATTCCTATTGCCATTACTGCCCTCGATGCCTTGCAGATTCAGGCTATTTCTGTACCTGCCATCGCAATGTTGGATCAAGTTTTGGACATATTACCTAAACTATTTGCCGCTATTGTAATATTAGGATTTGCCTATTTTGGGGCGCAATATTTAGCGGAATTGTTGGTTAATCTTTTGACCAATATTGGCTTTAATAATGTTTTTGTATGGCTAGGTATTACCGAAAGTGTGCCTGTGGTAGAAGACACTGGAGAAGTAGAAAATACCTCTGATACCAAAACCCCTGCCCAAATTGTGGGTATTATCCTTGTCATTGCCATTATGTTAGTGGCAACCATTACAGCCGTAGATATTTTACAAATTGAAGCCCTCAAGGAAGTAGTAGCTTTTATCTCCCTCTTGGCAGGGCAGGTATTAATTGGGGTGATTATTTTCGGTGTTGGTCTATATTTTGCCAACTTAGTATTTAGATTAATTGTTAATTCTGGTACCCAACAAGCCCAATTTTTGGCACAGGTTGCTCGCATTGCCATCATTGTTTTAGTAGCCGCCATGGCTTTAGAGAGAATTGGTATTGCACCTAATATCGTCAATCTTGCCTTTGGTTTGCTCACTGGGGGTATTGCCGTTGCGATCGCCCTTGCCTTTGGTTTAGGGGGTAGAGAAGCCGCAGGCAACGCTTTACAGCGTTGGTTAGACTCCTTTACCAACGGAGGTGGAAGCGACTCTTAA
- a CDS encoding hypothetical protein (KEGG: cyc:PCC7424_2642 hypothetical protein~SPTR: Putative uncharacterized protein) → MMNITRKNKMKADAGKAYRDSLRKNLEHRLEVARSQGDQKLVQQLEQEAAYLHLK, encoded by the coding sequence ATGATGAATATAACCCGTAAAAATAAAATGAAAGCAGATGCAGGAAAGGCTTATAGAGACAGCCTTAGAAAAAATTTAGAGCATCGTTTAGAAGTTGCTAGAAGTCAAGGAGATCAAAAATTAGTTCAACAATTAGAACAAGAAGCTGCTTATTTACATCTAAAGTAA
- a CDS encoding 6-phosphogluconolactonase (PFAM: Glucosamine-6-phosphate isomerases/6-phosphogluconolactonase~TIGRFAM: 6-phosphogluconolactonase~COGs: COG0363 6-phosphogluconolactonase/Glucosamine-6-phosphate isomerase/deaminase~InterPro IPR006148:IPR005900~KEGG: cyc:PCC7424_5038 6-phosphogluconolactonase~PFAM: glucosamine/galactosamine-6-phosphate isomerase~SPTR: 6-phosphogluconolactonase;~TIGRFAM: 6-phosphogluconolactonase) yields MTEVKVYPSKSALIAAAQEFIIDKIQNTINQKGICTIALAGGSTPKPIYEAIALSDLSWEKIHVFWGDERYVPPTHADSNQKMAKEAWLDKVDIPAENIHPMPTSAENPQDDALKHEEEIRQFFNSAQDFPSFDIILLGMGDDGHTASLFPHTQALENTENLVTVGNRGESLRLTFSAPLINAAHCVIFLVSGSNKQNALKEVFSEDSNPHEYPSKMIQPQGELIWFADSDAVGELALN; encoded by the coding sequence ATGACCGAAGTAAAAGTTTACCCGAGCAAAAGTGCTTTAATAGCTGCCGCTCAAGAATTTATCATTGACAAAATCCAAAATACTATTAACCAAAAGGGTATTTGTACCATTGCCTTAGCAGGAGGTAGCACTCCAAAACCTATTTATGAGGCGATCGCCCTTAGTGATTTATCATGGGAAAAAATCCATGTATTTTGGGGAGACGAACGTTATGTACCACCTACCCATGCTGACAGTAATCAAAAAATGGCAAAAGAGGCATGGTTAGATAAAGTTGATATACCCGCCGAAAATATCCACCCCATGCCTACTAGCGCCGAAAATCCCCAAGATGATGCCCTCAAACACGAGGAAGAAATTAGGCAATTTTTCAACTCTGCCCAAGACTTTCCCTCCTTCGACATCATCCTGCTTGGTATGGGAGATGATGGACACACTGCTTCCCTTTTTCCCCATACCCAAGCCCTAGAAAATACCGAAAATCTCGTTACCGTTGGTAATAGGGGAGAAAGTTTGCGCCTTACCTTTAGCGCCCCTCTTATAAATGCCGCCCACTGCGTCATTTTTCTGGTGTCAGGCAGTAATAAACAAAACGCCCTCAAAGAGGTATTTAGCGAAGATAGTAATCCCCATGAATATCCGAGTAAAATGATTCAACCCCAAGGAGAATTAATTTGGTTTGCTGATAGTGATGCCGTGGGAGAATTAGCCCTCAATTAA